The following coding sequences are from one Phyllostomus discolor isolate MPI-MPIP mPhyDis1 chromosome 11, mPhyDis1.pri.v3, whole genome shotgun sequence window:
- the LOC118497287 gene encoding regulatory factor X-associated protein produces MRPCSAQDDGAAEGALGPAPGAGGAAVAGGPVGYLCDAAGDAEDEAGEDEADLLDTSDPPGGGESTASLEDLEDEEAHSGGEGGGRASRRRGGGGAGVSKTCTYEGCSETTSQVAKQRKPWMCKKHRNKMYKDKYKKKKSDQALHCAGAAPAGSAGAAKLEESADNILSIVKRTGAFGDRPARPTLLEQVLNQKRLSLLRSPEVVQFLQRQQQLLNQQVLEQRQQQCPGASG; encoded by the exons ATGCGCCCCTGCAGCGCGCAGGACGACGGCGCGGCCGAGGGCGCCCTGGGGCCGGCGCCGGGCGCGGGGGGCGCCGCCGTGGCGGGCGGGCCCGTCGGGTACCTGTGCGACGCGGCGGGGGACGCGGAGGACGAGGCGGGGGAGGACGAGGCCGACCTGCTGGACACCTCGGACCCGCCGGGGGGCGGCGAGAGCACGGCTAGTCTGGAGGACCTGGAGGACGAGGAGGCACACTCCGGGGGCGAGGGCGGAGGCAGGGCCTCGCGCCGGCGAGGTGGAGGCGGGGCCGGCGTGAGCAAGACCTGCACCTACGAGGGCTGCAGCGAGACCACGAGCCAGGTGGCCAAGCAGCGCAAGCCGTGGATGTGCAAGAAGCACCGCAACAAGATGTACAAAGACAagtacaagaagaagaaaagcgaCCAGGCCCTCCACTGCGCGGGCGCGGCCCCGGCCGGCAGCGCGGGAGCCGCCAAACTGGAG GAGAGTGCGGACAACATACTGTCTATCGTCAAGCGGACGGGAGCCTTCGGGGACCGGCCGGCGAGACCGACGCTCCTGGAGCAGGTGCTAAACCAGAAGAGACTG TCGCTGCTGAGGAGCCCGGAGGTGGTGCAGTtcctgcagaggcagcagcagctgctgaacCAGCAGGTCctggagcagaggcagcagcagtgcCCGGGCGCCTCGGGGTGA
- the SERTM1 gene encoding serine-rich and transmembrane domain-containing protein 1, with translation MSGAAASPSVFSGGAENGTFLQLFPTSLSTSVDPAPGRLSSVYVYVSMFLSLLAFLLLLLVVALQRLKNLIASGPSRPECPGDDDAGSSLTNLEVCSISSQRSTFSDLSA, from the coding sequence ATGTCCGGCGCGGCGGCCTCTCCGTCCGTGTTCTCCGGGGGCGCGGAGAACGGCACGTTCCTCCAGCTGTTCCCCACCTCCCTGTCCACCTCGGTGGACCCGGCCCCCGGCCGCCTGTCCAGCGTCTACGTCTACGTGTCCATGTTCCTCAGCCTTCTGGcgttcctgctgctgctgctggtcgtGGCCCTCCAGAGGCTCAAAAACCTCATCGCCTCCGGCCCCTCGCGGCCCGAGTGCCCCGGCGACGACGACGCGGGCAGCTCCCTCACCAACCTGGAAGTCTGCAGCATCTCCTCGCAGAGGTCCACGTTCTCCGACCTCTCCGCGTGA